The Streptomyces sp. NBC_01268 genome window below encodes:
- a CDS encoding aldehyde dehydrogenase family protein yields MSSVFSGFTELAHQYIDGEWKPGSGSWDIIDFNPYTGEKLASITIATAAEVDQAYRAAERAQAEWAQTNPYSRRLVFERALRIVEDSEEEIAEAIVAELGGTRLKAAFELHLAKEFLREAIQLSLRPEGRILPSPVDGKENRVYRLPVGVVGVISPFNFPFLLSIKSVAPALALGNGVVLKPHQNTPICGGTLVAKVLEEAGLPAGLLNVVVTDIAEIGDALLTHPVPKVISFTGSDGVGRHVATVCAQNFKHAVLELGGNSALIVLDDADLDYAVDAAVFSRFVHQGQVCMAANRILVDRRLEPEFSEKFVAKVKTLRVGDPADPATHIGPLINSQQAEAVSALVDQTVEAGATALLRGAVEGNVVSPSVLTGIAADAPVLGQEIFGPVALIVPFDGEDEAVRIANDTPYGLSGAVHTGDIERGVRIAKRIHTGMIHINDGTVHDEPIVPFGGEKRSGIGRLNGEAMIEAFTTQKWISIQYSRSRFPF; encoded by the coding sequence ATGTCGTCTGTCTTCTCCGGCTTCACCGAACTGGCCCACCAGTACATCGACGGCGAGTGGAAGCCCGGCAGCGGCTCCTGGGACATCATCGACTTCAACCCGTACACCGGGGAGAAGCTGGCCTCGATCACCATCGCGACCGCGGCCGAGGTCGACCAGGCCTACCGGGCCGCCGAGCGGGCCCAGGCCGAGTGGGCGCAGACCAACCCGTACAGCCGCCGGCTCGTCTTCGAGCGGGCGCTGCGGATCGTCGAGGACAGCGAGGAGGAGATCGCCGAGGCGATCGTCGCCGAGCTCGGCGGCACCCGCCTCAAGGCCGCCTTCGAGCTGCACCTGGCCAAGGAGTTCCTGCGCGAGGCGATCCAGCTGTCGCTGCGTCCCGAGGGCCGCATCCTGCCCTCGCCGGTGGACGGCAAGGAGAACCGGGTCTACCGTCTGCCGGTCGGGGTCGTCGGCGTCATCTCGCCGTTCAACTTCCCCTTCCTGCTGTCGATCAAGTCGGTCGCCCCGGCCCTCGCCCTCGGCAACGGCGTCGTCCTCAAGCCCCACCAGAACACCCCGATCTGCGGCGGCACCCTCGTCGCCAAGGTCCTGGAGGAGGCCGGTCTGCCGGCCGGCCTGCTCAACGTCGTCGTCACCGACATCGCCGAGATCGGCGACGCGCTGCTGACCCACCCGGTCCCGAAGGTCATCTCCTTCACCGGCTCCGACGGGGTCGGCCGGCACGTCGCCACCGTCTGCGCGCAGAACTTCAAGCACGCCGTGCTCGAACTCGGCGGCAACAGCGCCCTGATCGTCCTCGACGACGCCGACCTCGACTACGCCGTGGACGCCGCCGTCTTCAGCCGCTTCGTGCACCAGGGCCAGGTGTGCATGGCCGCCAACCGCATCCTGGTGGATCGCCGGCTGGAGCCGGAGTTCAGCGAGAAGTTCGTGGCGAAGGTGAAGACCCTGCGGGTCGGCGACCCGGCCGACCCCGCCACCCACATCGGCCCGCTCATCAACTCCCAGCAGGCGGAGGCCGTGTCGGCGCTCGTCGACCAGACGGTCGAGGCCGGCGCGACCGCGCTGCTGCGCGGCGCGGTCGAGGGCAACGTCGTGTCGCCCTCCGTCCTCACCGGCATCGCCGCCGACGCGCCGGTGCTCGGCCAGGAGATCTTCGGCCCGGTGGCCCTGATCGTCCCGTTCGACGGCGAGGACGAGGCCGTACGGATCGCCAACGACACCCCGTACGGGCTCAGCGGCGCCGTCCACACGGGTGACATCGAGCGGGGTGTGCGGATCGCGAAGCGCATCCACACCGGCATGATCCACATCAACGACGGCACCGTGCACGACGAGCCGATCGTCCCCTTCGGCGGCGAGAAGCGCTCCGGCATCGGGCGGCTCAACGGCGAGGCGATGATCGAGGCCTTCACCACCCAGAAGTGGATCTCGATCCAGTACAGCCGCAGCCGTTTCCCCTTCTAG
- a CDS encoding helix-turn-helix domain-containing protein encodes MTAGESSGASGSVVRRILLGSQLRRLRESRGITREAAGYSIRASESKISRMELGRVSFKARDVEDLLTLYGVGDETERGSLLGLAREANVAGWWHSFGDVLPGWFQTYIGLEGAASLIRIYEVQFIHGLLQTEAYAHAVVTRGMPGAPRAEIDRRVALRLERQKVLVSERAPQFHAVLDEAALRRPYGDRSVMRGQLRHLIEISEHPNVTLQVMPFSFGGHAGESGAFTMLSFPESDLSDVVYLEQLTSALYLDKREEVAQYARVMERLRGDSPDPAESRDLLRGLLQLS; translated from the coding sequence GTGACGGCAGGCGAATCGAGCGGGGCGAGCGGGAGCGTGGTGCGCCGCATCCTGCTGGGCTCCCAGTTGAGGCGGTTGCGTGAATCGCGCGGCATCACCCGGGAAGCGGCCGGCTATTCGATCCGCGCGTCCGAATCCAAGATCAGCCGTATGGAGTTGGGAAGGGTGAGCTTCAAGGCCCGGGACGTCGAGGATCTGCTCACCCTCTACGGGGTCGGCGACGAGACCGAGCGCGGTTCGCTCCTCGGCCTGGCCCGCGAGGCGAACGTGGCCGGCTGGTGGCACAGCTTCGGCGACGTCCTGCCCGGCTGGTTCCAGACCTACATCGGCCTCGAAGGCGCCGCTTCCCTCATCCGCATCTACGAGGTGCAGTTCATCCACGGCCTGTTGCAGACCGAGGCCTACGCCCACGCCGTCGTCACCCGCGGCATGCCCGGCGCCCCGCGCGCCGAGATCGACCGCCGGGTCGCGCTGCGCCTGGAGCGCCAGAAGGTCCTGGTCTCCGAGCGCGCCCCGCAGTTCCACGCCGTGCTCGACGAGGCCGCGCTGCGCCGCCCGTACGGCGACCGGTCCGTCATGCGGGGGCAGTTGAGGCACCTCATCGAGATCTCGGAGCACCCCAACGTCACGCTCCAGGTCATGCCCTTCAGCTTCGGCGGCCACGCGGGCGAGAGCGGCGCGTTCACCATGCTGAGCTTCCCCGAGTCCGACCTCTCGGACGTCGTGTACCTGGAACAGCTGACCAGCGCCCTCTACCTGGACAAGCGCGAGGAGGTCGCGCAGTACGCGCGGGTGATGGAGCGCCTGCGCGGGGACAGCCCCGACCCGGCAGAAAGCCGCGACCTTCTGCGGGGACTCCTCCAACTCTCCTGA
- a CDS encoding ATP-binding protein has protein sequence MGPNGSTMLEPLRQGLPPIDPAAVSNSASCALPPRYEAVRGARKFTSRTLTNWDLADRFDDVALVVSELVTNALRHAVPADSGTAYEEGLNPPVRLHLMRWASRLVCAVRDPSQESPEAREGGEDFAAESGRGLFLVESFSDSWGWHPLAGTLHGKVVWALFRLGPE, from the coding sequence ATGGGACCGAATGGATCGACCATGCTCGAGCCGTTACGGCAGGGTCTCCCGCCGATCGATCCCGCGGCCGTCTCCAACTCCGCCTCCTGCGCCCTGCCGCCCCGCTACGAAGCGGTGCGCGGCGCGCGGAAGTTCACCAGCCGGACGCTCACCAACTGGGATCTCGCGGACCGGTTCGACGACGTGGCCCTCGTCGTCTCGGAGCTCGTCACCAACGCGCTGCGGCACGCGGTGCCGGCGGACTCGGGCACGGCGTACGAGGAAGGCCTGAATCCACCCGTTCGCCTGCACCTCATGCGCTGGGCCTCACGTCTCGTGTGCGCCGTGCGCGACCCCAGCCAGGAGAGCCCGGAGGCGCGCGAGGGCGGCGAGGACTTCGCCGCCGAGTCGGGCCGGGGGCTGTTCCTGGTGGAGTCCTTCAGTGACAGCTGGGGCTGGCACCCGCTGGCGGGCACGCTGCACGGCAAGGTCGTGTGGGCGCTGTTCCGGCTGGGGCCGGAGTAG
- a CDS encoding DUF397 domain-containing protein, translating into MAATELRGVVWQKSRHSNSQGSCVEFAKLPGGEVAVRNSRFPDGPALVYTPAEIEALLAGVKDGEFDHLV; encoded by the coding sequence ATGGCGGCCACGGAGCTTCGTGGTGTCGTGTGGCAGAAGAGTCGGCACAGCAACTCCCAGGGCTCCTGCGTCGAGTTCGCCAAGCTGCCGGGCGGCGAGGTCGCCGTCCGCAACTCGCGGTTCCCCGACGGCCCCGCGCTCGTCTACACGCCCGCGGAGATAGAGGCCCTGCTGGCGGGCGTCAAGGACGGGGAGTTCGACCACCTGGTGTGA
- a CDS encoding FUSC family protein — protein MSWLRALKETARSGLSVERRRLEPAVAARGALGLALVVGVSLALFGPAVAASSAFGAFQAAIATFQRSYRPRPTLALASGASLAVSTFLGYLTASHTVPFLMLLAVWTFLAGLAWAVGPTVGIIASSNVAIMLVTVTLPTSVATAAGHAAMIAVGGLVQAALIVALPVRRWGAQRDALADALAAEADYARRLRHDPIASFDPVPLMTARSAAAVTPRQARRRPAELHGARGLAERIRPVLASLADPAVGAPAEGPQRDRVRELLAAAGEVLDAAAHAIRHGEPVELPPAAVAALRTPDTGAILTGAPRRAATRLAALLGDVMETAEPRTETAAEARSRPTLVALVPVALARMRAELRHESPILRHAVRVTAVACAGYLIGTALPLGHGYWAPMASVMVMRPDFTQTYARSVARFGGTLVGVTLASGIVQAAHPGAYGSAVLAVLCAFGMYLLMRTGYAMSQVFVAAYVVFLLGMAGGGLSQTIRDRVLLTLLGGVLAMLSYAVYPAWETPRLRGRLADWLVADGRYAAAVVARYADPAGPSCPDVREALLGTRTARIAWQEGLARATHEPVRHRGLSHAAADEAGDALAQLGRVAMLLEAHLPERGAPPVPEAAALAEALRRCTERGAKAVRERKVPRWDELRETVGAWAAGEGAPDHFLLRKGAPLLLEALDDLSLALTEASRR, from the coding sequence ATGAGCTGGCTCCGGGCGCTGAAGGAGACCGCGCGCTCGGGGCTCTCCGTCGAGCGGCGGCGGCTGGAGCCCGCCGTGGCCGCGCGCGGGGCGCTGGGGCTGGCGCTCGTCGTGGGGGTGTCGCTGGCGCTGTTCGGGCCCGCGGTGGCGGCGTCGTCCGCGTTCGGCGCGTTCCAGGCGGCGATCGCGACCTTCCAGCGCTCGTACCGCCCCCGCCCCACCCTCGCGCTGGCCTCCGGCGCGAGCCTCGCCGTCTCGACCTTCCTCGGCTATCTCACCGCCTCCCACACGGTGCCCTTCCTGATGCTGCTCGCCGTGTGGACCTTCCTCGCGGGCCTGGCCTGGGCCGTCGGGCCGACCGTCGGCATCATCGCCTCCTCCAACGTGGCGATCATGCTGGTCACGGTCACCCTGCCGACCTCCGTCGCCACCGCCGCCGGACACGCCGCGATGATCGCCGTGGGCGGTCTCGTGCAGGCCGCGCTGATCGTCGCCCTGCCCGTGCGCCGGTGGGGCGCCCAGCGCGACGCGCTCGCCGACGCGCTCGCGGCGGAGGCCGACTACGCCCGGCGGCTGCGCCACGACCCGATCGCCTCCTTCGACCCCGTCCCGCTGATGACGGCCCGCAGCGCCGCCGCCGTCACCCCGCGCCAGGCCCGCCGCCGCCCCGCCGAACTGCACGGGGCCCGCGGTCTGGCCGAGCGGATCCGGCCGGTGCTCGCCTCCCTCGCCGACCCGGCCGTCGGCGCGCCCGCCGAGGGCCCGCAGCGGGACCGGGTGCGCGAGCTGCTGGCCGCGGCGGGCGAGGTGCTGGACGCCGCCGCGCACGCCATCCGGCACGGCGAACCGGTCGAGCTGCCGCCCGCGGCCGTCGCCGCGCTGCGCACCCCGGACACCGGCGCGATCCTCACGGGCGCGCCCCGCCGGGCCGCCACCCGGCTCGCCGCGCTGCTCGGCGACGTGATGGAGACCGCCGAGCCCCGCACGGAGACGGCCGCCGAGGCCCGCAGCCGCCCGACCCTGGTCGCGCTCGTGCCGGTGGCGCTCGCGAGGATGCGCGCCGAGCTGCGCCACGAGTCGCCGATCCTGCGCCACGCGGTCCGGGTCACGGCGGTCGCCTGCGCCGGCTACCTGATCGGCACGGCCCTGCCCCTGGGGCACGGCTACTGGGCGCCGATGGCCTCGGTGATGGTGATGCGCCCGGACTTCACGCAGACGTACGCGCGTTCCGTCGCCCGCTTCGGCGGCACCCTCGTCGGGGTCACCCTCGCGTCGGGGATCGTGCAGGCCGCGCACCCGGGCGCGTACGGCTCGGCGGTGCTCGCGGTGCTGTGCGCGTTCGGGATGTACCTGCTGATGCGCACGGGCTACGCGATGAGCCAGGTCTTCGTCGCCGCGTACGTCGTCTTCCTGCTCGGCATGGCCGGCGGGGGCCTCTCCCAGACCATCCGCGACCGCGTCCTGCTGACCCTCCTCGGCGGCGTCCTCGCGATGCTCTCGTACGCGGTCTACCCGGCCTGGGAGACGCCGCGGCTGCGCGGCCGGCTCGCGGACTGGCTGGTGGCCGACGGACGGTACGCGGCCGCCGTCGTCGCCCGCTACGCCGACCCCGCCGGGCCCTCCTGCCCCGACGTGCGCGAGGCGCTGCTCGGCACCCGGACCGCCCGGATCGCCTGGCAGGAGGGGCTGGCCCGGGCCACCCACGAGCCGGTCCGCCACCGGGGCCTGTCGCACGCGGCGGCGGACGAGGCCGGGGACGCGCTGGCCCAGCTCGGCCGGGTCGCCATGCTCCTGGAGGCCCATCTGCCCGAGCGCGGCGCACCGCCCGTCCCGGAGGCCGCGGCCCTGGCGGAGGCGCTGCGCCGCTGCACGGAGCGGGGCGCGAAGGCGGTCCGGGAGCGCAAGGTGCCGCGCTGGGACGAGCTGCGGGAGACGGTCGGGGCGTGGGCCGCGGGGGAGGGGGCGCCGGACCACTTCCTGCTGCGCAAGGGCGCCCCGCTGCTCCTGGAGGCGCTGGACGACCTGTCGCTCGCGCTGACGGAGGCGTCGCGGCGCTGA
- a CDS encoding DUF2786 domain-containing protein: MSRGTGRRGGADTGPGPGARTGNGTGNGTGTRTGSAGDGTGEAVRVVEEALKALYGNDDRALDTAASLLAAAPGADAELARRGAEFVRSLWERGWQPADLVRLARRDLAEEHVRLLSGLVRAETARYERLPHRWQAQLDALEPAGWTADRFSYATGVLELYRLLVRLPRLDAVGPVPGEVLPPPVAGEPKTLGRIRALLAKAEATTYAEEAEALTAKAQELMARHSLDEATLAAGAPSPETPGALRIGVDAPYEQAKAILLDAVATANHCRAVWNEGLGFSTVVGFEADLDPVELLYTSLLVQGTAAMTRAEAEQRAGGRKRTKSFRQSFLLAYANRLGARLSATSRRVAAEAPTLLPALATREVAVTARTDELFPETRTSRVRAAWDEDGWTHGTTAADRAGLGSPPRGEIR, encoded by the coding sequence ATGAGCAGAGGCACCGGCAGGCGCGGCGGCGCGGACACCGGCCCCGGTCCGGGCGCCCGGACCGGCAACGGCACCGGCAACGGGACCGGCACCCGTACCGGCTCCGCCGGCGACGGTACGGGCGAGGCCGTCCGCGTCGTCGAGGAGGCCCTCAAGGCGCTGTACGGGAACGACGACAGGGCCCTGGACACCGCGGCCTCCCTGCTCGCCGCCGCCCCCGGCGCCGACGCCGAACTGGCCCGGCGCGGCGCGGAGTTCGTCCGCTCCCTGTGGGAGCGCGGCTGGCAGCCCGCCGACCTCGTCCGCCTGGCCCGCCGCGACCTGGCCGAGGAGCACGTCCGGCTCCTCTCCGGCCTCGTCCGCGCGGAGACGGCCCGCTACGAACGCCTCCCGCACCGCTGGCAGGCCCAGCTCGACGCGCTCGAACCGGCCGGCTGGACCGCCGACCGCTTCTCGTACGCCACGGGCGTCCTGGAGCTGTACCGGCTCCTCGTCCGGCTGCCCCGCCTCGACGCGGTCGGCCCGGTGCCGGGCGAGGTCCTGCCGCCACCCGTCGCGGGCGAGCCCAAGACGCTGGGCCGGATCCGCGCGCTGCTCGCGAAGGCCGAGGCGACGACGTACGCGGAGGAGGCCGAGGCGCTGACCGCCAAGGCCCAGGAGCTGATGGCCCGCCACAGCCTCGACGAGGCGACCCTCGCGGCGGGCGCGCCCTCGCCGGAGACGCCGGGGGCGCTCCGGATCGGTGTCGACGCGCCGTACGAGCAGGCGAAGGCGATCCTGCTGGACGCGGTGGCGACGGCGAACCACTGCCGGGCGGTGTGGAACGAGGGGCTCGGCTTCTCGACGGTCGTCGGCTTCGAGGCCGACCTGGACCCGGTGGAGCTGCTCTACACCTCGTTGCTCGTGCAGGGCACGGCCGCGATGACCCGGGCGGAGGCGGAGCAGCGGGCCGGCGGCCGCAAGCGCACCAAGTCCTTCCGCCAGTCCTTCCTCCTCGCCTACGCGAACCGCCTCGGCGCCCGCCTCTCCGCCACCTCCCGCCGCGTGGCCGCCGAGGCCCCGACGCTCCTCCCCGCCCTCGCCACCCGCGAGGTCGCGGTCACCGCCCGCACGGACGAGCTCTTCCCCGAGACCCGCACCAGCAGGGTCCGAGCCGCCTGGGACGAGGACGGCTGGACCCACGGCACGACGGCGGCGGACCGGGCGGGCCTGGGGTCGCCGCCGCGGGGCGAGATCCGCTGA
- a CDS encoding ABC transporter ATP-binding protein produces MTSYAVRLRGLRRHHRDVRALDGVDLDFPTGSFTAVMGPSGSGKSTLLQCAAGLDRPTAGTVEVGGIALEGLSERRRTLLRRDRIGFVFQSFNLLPSLTAAQNVALPLLLAGRRPSRARVREALDRVGLAGRERHRPGELSGGQQQRVALARALITAPAVLFGDEPTGALDSTTGREVMDMLRGLVDHDGQTLVMVTHDPAAAARADRVVFLVDGRVRGELHAPTAESVAGRMAGLETVTGGRSC; encoded by the coding sequence ATGACCTCCTACGCCGTCCGGCTCCGCGGCCTGCGCCGCCACCACCGAGACGTCCGCGCCCTCGACGGCGTCGACCTCGACTTCCCCACCGGCAGCTTCACCGCCGTGATGGGCCCCTCCGGCTCCGGAAAGTCCACGCTGCTCCAGTGCGCGGCCGGCCTGGACCGGCCCACGGCCGGAACGGTCGAGGTCGGCGGGATCGCCCTGGAGGGCCTGAGCGAGCGGAGGCGCACGCTGCTGCGCCGGGACCGGATCGGCTTCGTCTTCCAGTCGTTCAACCTGCTGCCCTCGCTGACCGCCGCCCAGAACGTGGCCCTGCCCCTGCTGCTCGCCGGCCGCCGGCCGTCCCGGGCCCGGGTGCGCGAGGCCCTCGACCGGGTGGGCCTCGCGGGGCGCGAGCGGCACCGGCCGGGCGAACTGTCCGGCGGCCAGCAGCAGCGGGTCGCGCTGGCCCGCGCGCTGATCACCGCTCCCGCCGTCCTGTTCGGCGACGAACCGACCGGCGCGCTCGACTCCACGACCGGCCGCGAGGTCATGGACATGCTGCGCGGGCTCGTCGACCACGACGGGCAGACCCTCGTCATGGTCACCCACGACCCGGCGGCCGCGGCCCGCGCGGACCGGGTGGTCTTCCTGGTCGACGGCCGCGTGCGCGGCGAACTGCACGCGCCCACGGCGGAGTCGGTCGCGGGGCGGATGGCCGGACTGGAGACCGTGACGGGAGGCCGCTCGTGCTGA
- a CDS encoding ABC transporter permease: protein MLTVLVAGLRARWASFLGGFLALGLGVGLLVVMGLGLAATAHAPERAPQRFASSPVVVQGQDRLSAEVRRGPGTAVVDVPLDRPQPVDTELLRELRARWTVTVSGGPDAVGVDAPADEVRALTDGRARVLTGAERRLADPDAGRDAQALVTLNALLGTAGGVTAFVSVFVVASTFAFAVALRGREYGLLRTAGATPGQLRRTLLAEAACVGVLASAAGCLLGAAGAPWLARALVDGGVAPDWFTIGSGDVTWPFPVAFGTGVTVALAGAFAASRRAGRTGPAAALREADVDADVLPLGRALLGAGLLLGGLGLLAWTCATEPSELLKRKTYVTQPMLLITGAALLAPLLVRPAARALRLPGAVGTLVRENGAAAVRRTAAVAAPVLVTVALTGTLLGSAATVAGARAAEARAQTGAAYVTTGTGLPRSGPGSATGATSVFVRDGAEALVKYGARAVADPAAWASYARLPVVAGDPRDLDDRSIVVTEEFERHRVGEPVEVWTADGRGPVRLRVAAVLARGTGDNGPYVTWANAPGATVDRIDADRPAPVHGGTVRTADAWAAAAFPGAAASTPQTRLGLLLVLGIAVLYTVIALANTLLMATSVRGRELASLRLAGATRAQVLRVVAGETLLAVGIGAVLGLAVAAVCLAGLGAGLAALSAPVALAVPWAQAGAVAGVCAVVATAASALPAWRLSR from the coding sequence GTGCTGACCGTCCTCGTCGCCGGGCTGCGGGCCCGCTGGGCGTCCTTCCTCGGCGGGTTCCTCGCGCTCGGGCTCGGGGTGGGGCTGCTCGTCGTCATGGGGCTGGGGCTGGCCGCCACCGCGCACGCGCCCGAGCGGGCCCCGCAGCGATTCGCGTCCTCGCCCGTCGTCGTGCAGGGTCAGGACCGGCTCTCCGCCGAGGTGCGGCGCGGGCCGGGGACGGCCGTCGTCGACGTGCCGCTCGACCGTCCACAGCCTGTGGACACCGAACTCCTGCGCGAGCTGCGCGCCCGCTGGACCGTCACCGTCTCCGGCGGACCGGACGCCGTCGGGGTCGACGCCCCCGCCGACGAGGTCCGGGCCCTGACCGACGGGCGGGCCCGGGTGCTCACGGGCGCCGAGCGGCGGCTCGCCGACCCCGACGCGGGCCGCGACGCGCAGGCACTCGTCACCCTCAACGCCCTGCTCGGCACGGCGGGCGGGGTCACCGCCTTCGTCTCCGTCTTCGTCGTCGCCTCCACCTTCGCCTTCGCGGTCGCGCTGCGCGGCCGCGAGTACGGACTGCTGCGCACCGCCGGCGCCACCCCCGGGCAGCTGCGGCGGACGCTGCTCGCCGAGGCGGCCTGCGTCGGCGTCCTCGCCTCGGCGGCCGGGTGTCTGCTCGGCGCGGCCGGCGCACCGTGGCTCGCCCGGGCCCTGGTGGACGGCGGGGTGGCCCCGGACTGGTTCACGATCGGGAGCGGCGACGTGACCTGGCCGTTCCCCGTCGCGTTCGGGACGGGGGTGACGGTCGCCCTCGCGGGCGCCTTCGCCGCCTCCCGCCGGGCCGGACGGACCGGCCCGGCCGCCGCGCTCCGCGAGGCGGACGTCGACGCGGACGTCCTCCCCCTCGGCCGGGCGCTGCTCGGCGCGGGTCTGCTGCTCGGCGGCCTGGGCCTGCTGGCGTGGACGTGCGCGACGGAGCCGTCCGAACTCCTGAAGCGCAAGACGTACGTCACCCAGCCCATGCTCCTGATCACCGGCGCCGCCCTGCTCGCCCCGCTCCTCGTCCGCCCCGCCGCCCGGGCGCTGCGGCTGCCGGGGGCGGTCGGGACGCTCGTACGGGAGAACGGCGCGGCCGCCGTCCGCCGGACCGCCGCGGTCGCCGCCCCGGTCCTGGTGACGGTCGCCCTCACCGGCACCCTGCTCGGCTCGGCGGCGACCGTGGCCGGCGCGCGGGCGGCGGAGGCGCGGGCGCAGACGGGCGCCGCGTACGTCACGACGGGCACCGGGCTGCCCCGCTCCGGGCCCGGGTCCGCCACCGGCGCGACCTCCGTCTTCGTACGGGACGGGGCGGAGGCCCTGGTCAAGTACGGGGCGCGGGCCGTGGCCGACCCCGCCGCCTGGGCCTCGTACGCCCGGCTGCCGGTCGTCGCGGGCGACCCGCGCGACCTGGACGACCGGTCGATCGTCGTCACCGAGGAGTTCGAGCGGCACAGGGTCGGCGAGCCGGTGGAGGTGTGGACGGCGGACGGCCGGGGGCCGGTGCGGCTGCGGGTCGCCGCGGTGCTCGCGCGCGGGACCGGGGACAACGGACCCTATGTGACCTGGGCGAACGCCCCGGGCGCGACCGTGGACCGGATCGACGCCGACCGGCCCGCGCCCGTCCACGGCGGGACCGTCCGCACCGCGGACGCCTGGGCGGCGGCGGCCTTCCCCGGTGCTGCCGCGAGCACCCCGCAGACCCGCCTCGGCCTGCTCCTGGTGCTCGGCATCGCCGTCCTCTACACGGTGATCGCCCTCGCCAACACGCTGCTCATGGCGACCTCCGTGCGCGGGCGGGAACTGGCCTCGCTGCGGCTGGCCGGTGCCACCCGGGCGCAGGTCCTGCGGGTGGTCGCGGGCGAGACCCTGCTGGCCGTCGGCATCGGCGCGGTGCTGGGCCTGGCCGTCGCCGCGGTCTGCCTCGCCGGCCTGGGGGCCGGACTCGCGGCGCTCTCCGCACCGGTCGCGCTCGCGGTTCCGTGGGCGCAGGCGGGCGCCGTGGCGGGGGTGTGCGCGGTGGTGGCGACGGCTGCCTCGGCGCTCCCCGCGTGGCGGCTCTCGCGCTGA
- a CDS encoding DUF1877 family protein, whose product MHLRAAAMSEILDDHAWLEAFMSRAWEHHQVECAAGVADSIEKDFGLVHELYAASTDVAGWLPVFGGRQPAGAPGDAVPDPPLLLLEPAEVRAAAAFLADVPFDELWEVTGAKILASFGPGWAEALVLEIFRGHHRDLRAFYGRAAAAGHTVVKAGWF is encoded by the coding sequence ATGCATCTGCGGGCTGCCGCGATGTCCGAGATCCTGGACGACCACGCCTGGCTCGAAGCCTTCATGTCGAGAGCCTGGGAGCACCACCAGGTGGAGTGCGCGGCGGGGGTCGCCGACTCGATCGAGAAGGACTTCGGCCTGGTCCACGAGCTCTACGCGGCGAGCACCGACGTGGCCGGGTGGCTGCCGGTCTTCGGCGGCAGACAGCCGGCCGGGGCACCCGGTGACGCCGTCCCGGACCCACCGCTGCTCCTCCTCGAACCGGCCGAGGTCCGCGCCGCCGCCGCGTTCCTCGCGGACGTCCCCTTCGACGAACTGTGGGAGGTGACGGGCGCCAAGATCCTCGCCTCCTTCGGGCCCGGCTGGGCCGAGGCCCTGGTCCTGGAGATCTTCCGGGGCCATCACCGGGACCTGCGGGCGTTCTACGGGCGGGCGGCGGCGGCCGGACACACGGTGGTCAAGGCGGGCTGGTTCTGA
- a CDS encoding NADP-dependent oxidoreductase: protein MEAIVYGEFGGHEVLRHESAVAVPEPGAGEVRVKVAAVGVNPVDWKRRYGWVEEFYPTTFPAVPGLEFAGTVDALGEGVTGVRVGDEVFGWTKTGAYAEYALAGTIAPKPAALSWEQAASIPVAGETARRVLDLLDVAAGETLLLHGAAGAVGAVAAQLAVAAGVTVIGTASERNHAFLRGLGVTPVTYGEGLADRVREAAPQGVDAVFDAAGHDTLPVSVELLGGEKSRIVTIAAPDAHEHGIVFSGVTVEETVARRLLTELAALVADGRLRLDLAETFPLKEAARAQELSESGHVRGKLVILL from the coding sequence ATGGAAGCGATCGTGTACGGGGAGTTCGGCGGCCACGAGGTCCTGCGTCACGAGTCGGCCGTGGCCGTGCCCGAGCCCGGCGCGGGCGAGGTGCGGGTCAAGGTGGCGGCCGTCGGCGTCAACCCGGTGGACTGGAAGCGCCGTTACGGCTGGGTCGAGGAGTTCTACCCGACGACCTTCCCCGCCGTCCCCGGCCTGGAGTTCGCGGGCACCGTCGACGCGCTCGGCGAGGGCGTGACCGGAGTGCGCGTCGGCGACGAGGTGTTCGGCTGGACGAAGACCGGCGCCTACGCCGAGTACGCCCTGGCCGGGACCATCGCCCCCAAGCCCGCCGCCCTCTCCTGGGAGCAGGCCGCGAGCATCCCCGTCGCCGGCGAGACCGCGCGGCGGGTCCTCGACCTGCTGGACGTCGCCGCGGGCGAGACGCTGCTCCTGCACGGCGCCGCAGGTGCCGTGGGCGCGGTGGCCGCGCAGCTGGCCGTCGCGGCGGGCGTGACGGTGATCGGCACGGCCTCGGAGCGCAACCACGCCTTCCTGCGCGGGCTCGGCGTGACCCCCGTGACCTACGGCGAGGGCCTCGCGGACCGGGTCCGCGAGGCCGCCCCGCAGGGCGTCGACGCGGTCTTCGACGCGGCCGGGCACGACACCCTGCCGGTCTCCGTCGAGCTGCTCGGCGGCGAGAAGTCCCGCATCGTGACCATCGCCGCCCCGGACGCCCACGAGCACGGCATCGTCTTCTCCGGCGTCACCGTCGAGGAGACCGTCGCGCGCCGCCTCCTCACGGAGCTGGCCGCCCTGGTGGCCGACGGCCGGCTGCGCCTCGACCTCGCGGAGACCTTCCCCCTGAAGGAGGCGGCCCGCGCCCAGGAGCTCAGCGAGTCGGGGCACGTCCGCGGCAAGCTGGTGATCCTGCTCTAG